DNA from Acipenser ruthenus chromosome 23, fAciRut3.2 maternal haplotype, whole genome shotgun sequence:
TCGCCTACAGTACTTAAATGTGTGCTGGATGCAGTGCAACATGGGGTTAATCTGTCTGTGGAGGGATGATCACATTTGGCTACTAGTGCTGACAGTAATTGAAAAGTTCAGAGTGGGCTGAATAGCTGCCAAACAGAAATAACATTCAGTGAATCTGTCCTCTTTGGCTAGATGTAATCCTGTAATCCTGTGGAGGAGGATGAGAGTCTTCATATGTGGACAGGCGCATAATTCACCCGCGTACAGAATGCTCTGATAAATAGAAATGGAAACTATATGCAAACACTGTATATGCAATGTGCTTTTATTTGTAGTAGTGAAAGACAATTTGTGTACTCTTAAGCCAAAATAATTTGCATGATCCCTGAGAggcattctgtttgttttatactCTCTCTACGATTGTTCATAAAACAGCGTTGCCACCACTTTCTCATTTCTTACTGTGCATTGTTGCAAATTACTTGAACACAATTGCAATcgatttatgtttttttagcCACTTGTTCTTGGTTGTTAATCAACCAGAATTGTTTGAAATAGAAAACAGCATCGTGAGAGAGACTATTTACTGTaataacacacatgcacacagcagTGTGCTATACTGCAGACAAAACTAAGGTGTTCTCTGAAGAAATTGCTTTAGAAAACGTCaacttacaaaaagaaaaaatatatatattgtgtttacaATCATTCTCATTGGTTGTGGTTTCTGTTGCTATAATATTGATATTGAAGTGTGGGAATGATATAACAGTAAATCGATGGTCACACATTTAGCTGAGTGTAAATGGGATTCTTCGGGAAGGGTGTACAGCAAAGGAATTCTCTCTTGCTTTCTATTTTAGATACTGTACTAGAGTTAGGAACTTTTCAAGCACccatatttttacttttattgatCCGTCCCCCTGATGAATAAATTGCTCCTCCCTGGAGCAACATTAAAAACTCCTATTTGTAAACCTCTTGACTTGAGACATATTCATTCTGTACTAATTGTGAGTAGCTCAGAAGCAGCCAATAATTTCAATGAAATACTCTACCTAAACCCAAGGTGTGTTTCTATCCCTACTATAATGtataaatcaattttaaatgcactttaaatagtgaactttttttgttttgttgttcaagCTGGTGGAGACTTCGCTGAAGGGAGAGATTGCCTTTGACCCCCGCAGCTCCTACTACCTGTGGTTTGTGATGGATTTCTGCGACGGAGGAGACATGAACACGTACCTGCTTTCCAGGAAACCGAGCCGCAAAACCAACACCAGCTTCATGCTGCAGCTCAGCAGCGCCCTGGCCTTCCTGCACAAAAACCAAATCATCCACAGGGACCTGAAACCGGACAACATCCTGATCTTGCAGGACAGGACCCCCACTGGCCTGCCAGAGCCCACTCTCAAAGTGGCAGACTTTGGCTTGAGCAAAGTGTGCTCTGCATCCGGGCTCAACCCAGAGGAGCCTGTCAATGTGAATAAGTGTTTCCTTTCCACAGCCTGTGGCACTGACTTCTACATGGCCCCTGAGGTCTGGGAGGGACACTACACTGCCAAAGCAGACATCTTCGCCCTGGGCATTATCATCTGGGCCATGGTGGAGCGCATCACTTTCATAGACACAGAGACCAAGAAGGAGCTGTTGGGGAGCTATGTGAAACAGGGGGCTGAGATCGTGCCAGTCGGGGAAGCGCTTTTGGAAAATCCTAAAATGGAGCTCCACATCCCTGTGAAGAAAAAGAGCATGAACGCCAGCATGAAGCAGCTGATCAAGGAAATGCTGTCTGCCAACCCTCAGGAGCGTCCAGACGCTTTCGAGTTGGAGCTGAGATTAGTCAATATCGCTTGTAAAGAATGTAACTGGGATACGTGAGGATTGGGAGAGGGGgggtaaataaaatatatatcatttgtaTATTGTTTTGGATTTCTATAGAAACTGGTGCTGTTTAACATCAGCATTTTCAGTGGAGCAAAAATTGCTGTACTTCAGGAATTCAGTTTactatcttaaaaaaaataataataataattgaaacccTAGTTTGACAGTATTGTTAAATTATGCTGCACtaagatttctttttttgtgcaaaaAGTCTAGTCTTAATATGATAGGGAAATATCTGCTTGGCCCCACACCACATTCCAAACTGAAACGCAGTAACAGGGTTATTGTTTTGCATGCTGGTAGTGCAAAATAATTGTCAACATTCATTTGGATGACCTTAATCCAGAGCTATGACATTTGGCAGCCTGGTTGCTGAAAACACATCAAACAAATATAAATCTGAATGGAAAAAATGATGTGTTTTTGAACTCTGAAAGTCTTTCCCTGCTCTCATTCAAACACGCTTCGTGCGGGGTTTTGTATAGAAGTGCAGTATGTGATGCCTTTGTTCCTTGTTTGCTGTGAAAGTTGAAGTTTTTTTGGTGAATTTTCTTTTTCCATCAGGTGGTATTTGTGAGATTTTTTCTTTATGAAAACAAACTTGAAGTCGTATACCTTTTCATATGGACATTATTTATAAACAGAATGTAACAAGACACAGTTTAGACATGGAATTGGACCTGTTTTCTACAAGTGTTCTGCACTGTCCTTTTGGTTTGCAGGGTGAAACCATATTTATTGTGACCTGAGAATTGAAAGTCAAGTAAAAACATGTCAATAcagaactttatttttttatatattttactttgtatTGGTCATCAAATAATGCAATATGGGCCAGAATATGAAAGTAGATagaatttgttttacattttttcttgatAGTTTAATTAAGTTGTATTCCTTTCAGGGACAAAATAGAGGCAAACTTGCTTTTAAATTGGGCcatactactgtgtgtgtgtgtgtgtgtgtgttttaaaatatttaaacagcggACAGGACATCCTATGGAGGGAAGACCGTGGTTAAAAGTGGCGTGCCATTCCAGGTTGAAGGTGGTCATTCCACCTTGCCCAGGGTGTCACCAGGCTCTTCCTTTTTAGTGTGGCCCTGTGTGTGAAAACATTGTTTTAGATACAGGAATGTCCATGTCAAAGGGATTTACACCCTCAAGTTTGGGTTGCAGGTGTGCAGCACAAAGTAGGTCATCCATGTCCTGAAACCACATCGCTGCAAATGCTGGCTGCTGTGAGTTATTATTATCCCATGtaaccttttctttctttctgcttaCCACAAAACTTTTGCATGGATACAAACATGATCTTTACCCTTCCAGTCCACCCTTTTTGTATGAGTTACAGACATTCTTCTAACTCTTGTGTGTTGCACATAAATTTCAGTCATTGTCCAgtgattactgtatatttattggATGTACAAGAAGTTGAAGACAGTGGCCCCATGTTCATGATTTTAACAAACCTATTCCTGGGGTACATTGTGTACTGTTTACTGTAAATAAGTACAGTAAACTAGATTGCcattactgtatttttgttttgtaatccatgcctttatatatatatatatatatatatatatatatatatatatatatatatatatatatatatataatatatatatatatatatatatatataatcataaagTATTTTGAAAGCTGTTGGTGTAGTCTGGTACGCATAAAATATGTACCACAGCAGTCTCTGATGTATGGGCATAGCATTTTAAAAGAGTGAACATTTAAACCCCCAAACTATTTTGCGTCTAATATATTTTATCATATTTTGATGATataggacacacacacagtgaaactGCCCATATTGAGGTTCTCtacaccaaaataataataaaaaaaacagtacttggGGTAACTGAATATGTGAGACAAGGTTGGATCAAAAACTTGGAGTTTTATTGGCCCTGTAGGACTGTAGTTGGCACCCTTCAAATGAAGTGTCGTGTCTGCATCCTGGGAAGAGAACAGGTCTGTACTGAAGGCAGGCAGAGTCTTAGCAATAGCAGCCAAGTGGTAAAACCCACTTGCCCACTGCCAAAGTGGGAGTAAAAACAGCAGCCAAATCTAAGTGATAAACTTGACACTCAGTATTTTAAGTTATTATAAAATATGCTTTAAAGAACATTTATAAAAGGTGAAAATTATGTAATTTATTGTGAAATGTATGATTGTGAAATGTatgactttttaaataaaaatatcagaTCATTTTAATGCcttccctttttaaaaaacaattctcAAAACGGTTTGGAAAATATTATCCAGGCATGTCAATCAAACTTTAAAGCTAATCAATGACTGTAATACATATCTCTGTAAATGCAGATGTATTTACAATGCATGGTGTTATTAACGAACCCAACTTCATCTTCACTTTATATTAAACTATGGTAAAACTCAATTACAGAGGCCCTGGTATGACAGCAGGCAAttcatatttgttattattaagtaACTGTTGCATGGCGCTGTAATACAGTACTGCACAACAACTGTGcaattaaaactaaatatataaatgttaaaatacaatGTAGCACTCATACTATGGGCAGCACAGCATAGTAACTGTccacctcagaaactggtagtcgaCTAATAGCATGTCACATGATTGTGAAGTGTGCAATTTCACAGCAGTGCAGTTGAGGTTGCAATCCTTACCATAACAATTCCAAGCAGTTTCAAAatagagtacacaaacagcaaagtaTTACGAAACAGTACATTCATCAATAaagcaccagacattatcaaatacgtGATTTATTTAGAATTCATTTAAAGTAGCGACTAGTCAACCTATTTGGACGTTCTACTCCTATATACAGAAGTTAAGAtatacaataaaaactaaaattcaATAAATGTTTCTTAATTCAGCACTAGTGAGTGTTTAATACCTTGTTATGGATGACATACAAATGTTAATTTGCCATCCCAGATACTGCGACATTTTGataaattattcaaaaagaatacttaaaaaaaaaaaaaagcattattctgAAAATATTTAGAAAATTCATAATTACACGTTTTATTttcacatgtattattatttagtcatttagcaaatgcttttatccaaaacgacttacagatactaggggGAGAACTATGCATCACGACTGctgcagcagagtcacttacgatAGGACCTTGTTTAAAATGGACACcagtaattttaaacaaagttcTGATATCGTGGTTCTTTTTTTCGTACACAGAGATTTAAGAATACACTAGtccatgttgaaaatatcagttctttAGGTGTTAACTGTAAAATCTATTTAATGGCATCACAGAAAACAAAATCGtagatgcaatccagggtgattcgtCACTGCTGTAAAAAGTTTGTCATTGAGTTTATATCTGCAGAAACTAACTTGTCCGTTGCCACATTCTTGCAATCATTTTAAGGTAATTTAACTTGCCTTTCATCCATTTTTTAGCACATTTTCAGCCAATTCAGTATGTTGTTTGGCATTATGtgatgtgataaatattaaaacattccGTTCATATTAAAAAGTTCCCATCTGATATACCCCTGCCTTTGTACCTTTGAGCCATAATAACAGCTTCATACTGCCATTACTGTAAAACAATGCCTTGTGGTATTATAGCTTACGATATGAAATTAAAGTATTGCAATGATAACAAATCCCTTTCCTGATGCACTGGCAGACCATTACCTGAAGTGCTTGATTGTAGTCCAGCTAGACTGCAAAACAGAATTTCTTAGTCAGCTGCTTGGCTCTCTCTTATGACAGGAGCATTTATTAGAAGAAAGAAAAGCACCTGCCAAAACAGCATCAGTGATGTCCAGGGTCACCATGGGCAGTCGGGATAGAGTCAATATGatgagtctgcaaggtgtttgaaCTGTTCAGGAGGAACTGGGAACCATGTGTCACTGAATACTGCTTCTGAGTCCCTTCAGAGTAGCCCAAAAGCAAGGCTCATGAAATAAAGCAGTCCAACTGTCCAACAGCTCTAATGTCATTGTGACTGAAGGAGATGCAGATTGTATATGGTACAGAGTACATGCTGGGGATACCATTTGCTTAACAAATAATTATTCACACATGTATCTGCAGTCCGTTCATGCCTAAGTGTGTGCTGCATAGTTCATGTTTGACTTTGTAAAATCCTTTGTGTTTGAGCTTGAGCTTTGTCAGATATTTGATTGTCTGTAAATTCTACCTTCAGTATTGAagtgaagcatttaaaatatcaTGCTGGGTTGATACAGCACTTCTTCAGGCTAGAAGATTGTGAAACTTCACTTACAGAGCTGTTCCATTCATGAAAGAGTAAGAGTCCTCTGCATGCCATTAACGTCACAAATCATTTGCAGTGCTGCAGCTTCTGGTTTCCCATTCTGATGCTGCAGACCATAAAATGAAGTAAGTGACAAGTGCGTTTGATACAGGCTGCAGTGACAGCCACATAGCGCTGTTATAAAACAGAGGTATTTTTAGTTCACAAATCCGTCTGACCCGGTTGGGAAATAGAGCAGAAACAATCTGGATGATGACTTCACTGCTCCAAGAAGATACATGTCCAAACTGTGAACTACTCAAACCAGCCGTGCAATAAGCATTTACTACCTGGTGATTCAGTGAATCTGAAACAAATAGAGACAGCTGctgtaacactgtcaatagagtgcggGGCAGGACTGATTTGAAA
Protein-coding regions in this window:
- the LOC117413815 gene encoding serine/threonine-protein kinase PDIK1L gives rise to the protein MVSSQPKYELLQEVGRGGYGVVYEALVKKTGARVAVKKIRCHAPENVELALREFWALSSIQSQHPNIIHLEECILQKDGMVQRMTHGSNSSLYLELVETSLKGEIAFDPRSSYYLWFVMDFCDGGDMNTYLLSRKPSRKTNTSFMLQLSSALAFLHKNQIIHRDLKPDNILILQDRTPTGLPEPTLKVADFGLSKVCSASGLNPEEPVNVNKCFLSTACGTDFYMAPEVWEGHYTAKADIFALGIIIWAMVERITFIDTETKKELLGSYVKQGAEIVPVGEALLENPKMELHIPVKKKSMNASMKQLIKEMLSANPQERPDAFELELRLVNIACKECNWDT